A single window of Nicotiana sylvestris chromosome 3, ASM39365v2, whole genome shotgun sequence DNA harbors:
- the LOC104249645 gene encoding aquaporin NIP6-1 — protein MDAEDGTSAPSTPATPGTPGAPLFGGFKHERNSNGRNSLLKSLKCFSVEAWASEEGSLPPVSCALPPPPVSLARKVGAEFIGTMILIFAGTATAIVNQKTQGSETLIGLAASSGLAVMIVILSTGHISGAHLNPAVTIAFAALKHFPWKNVPVYIGAQIIASFCAAFTLKVVLHPIMGGGVTVPSGSYLQAFALEFIISFNLMFVITAVATDTRAVGELAGIAVGATVMLNILIAGETTGASMNPVRTLGPAVAAGNYKAIWIYLTAPILGALAGAGIYSAVKLPNEDDNNHGKPSVEHSFRR, from the exons ATGGATGCTGAAGATGGAACGTCAGCCCCTTCAACACCAGCAACTCCAGGAACTCCTGGTGCTCCTCTTTTTGGTGGTTTCAAACATGAAAGAAACAGCAATGGCAGAAACTCACTCCTCAAGAGCTTAAAATGCTTCAGTGTGGAAGCATGGGCTTCAGAAGAAGGAAGCTTGCCGCCTGTTTCATGCGCGTTACCTCCTCCTCCTGTCTCACTAGCCAGAAAG GTGGGAGCAGAGTTCATAGGTACTATGATATTGATCTTTGCAGGGACAGCCACAGCAATTGTGAACCAAAAGACACAAGGCTCTGAAACCTTAATTGGATTGGCAGCCTCCAGTGGTCTAGCTGTAATGATTGTCATTCTGTCAACTGGCCACATCTCTGGAGCTCATCTCAACCCAGCTGTGACCATTGCTTTTGCTGCTCTCAAGCATTTCCCATGGAAAAAT GTTCCTGTGTACATTGGAGCACAAATTATAGCATCATTTTGTGCTGCATTCACACTCAAGGTAGTTTTGCACCCAATAATGGGTGGTGGAGTCACTGTTCCGTCTGGTAGTTACCTTCAAGCTTTTGCTTTGGAATTCATCATCAGCTTTAACCTCATGTTTGTTATCACTGCCGTGGCCACCGACACTAGAGCT GTGGGAGAGCTTGCAGGAATAGCAGTAGGAGCCACCGTCATGCTCAACATTCTAATAGCTGG GGAGACAACTGGGGCTTCAATGAATCCAGTGAGAACGCTGGGACCAGCAGTAGCAGCAGGAAACTATAAAGCCATTTGGATCTACCTGACTGCTCCGATTCTTGGCGCTCTTGCTGGGGCAGGTATTTACTCTGCAGTCAAACTGCCAAATGAAGATGACAACAATCACGGGAAGCCTTCAGTGGAACATAGTTTCAGAAGGTGA